The region TAGGGCAGAGGCTTGGGCTCGAAGCCGTAAAGGGCTTCGTCCTGCAACTGCCTGTGCTGCGGCACGGTCTTCACCTGCGCGAAAAGATGGTTGTAGGCCTCGACGAGGAAGCCGCCGGTGCCGGCAGCGGGATCGAGCACCGTCTCACCCAGACGTGGGTCGCTGACCTCGACCATGAAGCGCACCACGGCGCGCGGCGTGTAGAACTCGCCGGAGTCGCCGGCCGCGTCGCGCATCTCGCGCAGCAGGGATTCGTAGAGGCTGCCGAGGGTGTGCAGTTCGTCGCTCGACGTGAAGTGGATGGCGGAGACCTTGTTGATGACGTCGCGCAGCAGGTAGCCGCTCACCATGCGGTTCTGCACGCCGCGGAAGACGGTGGCGATGACGTCGCGGCGGTTGTCGCCGT is a window of Candidatus Binatia bacterium DNA encoding:
- a CDS encoding N-6 DNA methylase, with the protein product KGLNGDLDRLPMLTWIMFLKFLDDLETQREEEAALAGKRFRPAVEAPYRWRDWATDPQGMTGDDLIAFIGQDEAVGPDGRRGQGLFAYLRGLTSANGDNRRDVIATVFRGVQNRMVSGYLLRDVINKVSAIHFTSSDELHTLGSLYESLLREMRDAAGDSGEFYTPRAVVRFMVEVSDPRLGETVLDPAAGTGGFLVEAYNHLFAQVKTVPQHRQLQDEALYGFEPKPLPYLLCHMNLLLHGLERPWIDPGNALRFKLTEIGESD